AGGCGCAAGCGCAGTTCCTCGGCTCGCTGCAGCGTCGCCGGCGCCTGGGTATCCGATTCCAGAAGGAGGAATGTATCCAGCGCCATGCCCGTGTTCGAGACCAGGATGCGCGCTTCGACAACGGAGAAGCGCAGCCGGTCGAGCACCGCCGTCACAGTGGCGAACAAGCCGTCACGATCGGGGGTGTATACAAAGAGTTCCGTGCTGCCACGGACCGAGAAGGGGTGCACCTCCACCAACGGGGTGGCCCCGCCAGCACGAAGGATCGCCGCCGTTTGCCACGCTACCTGCTCGGGCCGGTGGCGCAGGAAACTCAGGTCAGGGAATTCCGCCCATACCCTGGCGATGTCATCCGCGGCGAAATGCTCGGCCACCAGCATGCCCAGCGCGCGCTCCCGGCATTCGCGTACACGCGAACCGGCGATCGTGGCGTGGCTTACATCGCTGCGCAGGGCGAAACGCGTGGCGGTGTACAAGTCGGCCAGCAGTCGGTCTTTCCAGGCATTCCACAGCTTGGGGCTGGTACCGATGATGTCCGCGATGGTCAGCAGGTACAGGTGGTCCAGGTGCTCCCAGTCGCCGACGACGCTCGCGAAGCGGTGGACGACGTCAGGGTCGGTGATGTCCTGTCGCTGCGCTGTCGTGCTCATGAGCAGGTGCTGGCGAACGAGCCACGCCACCAGTTCCACCTGTTCCTCGGGAAGCCCGAGGCGCGTGCAAAATGCGCGGGCGTCTTCTTCGCCAAGCGCGGAATGATCGCCACCACGGCCCTTGGCGATATCGTGGAACAGCGCCGCAAGCAGCATGAGTTCCGGGCGTTCGATATGCGGCCAGATCTCGCAGCCAACGGGGAAATCGCGCCGGGCGGCGGGATCGGCAAAGCGCGCCACGTTACGCAGCACGCGCAAGGTGTGCTCATCCACCGTGTATACGTGGAACAAGTCGTACTGCATGCGCCCCACCACCTTGCCGAACGCAGGCAGGATGGCGGCGAGAAGGCCATGGCGATTCATGCGCCAAAGCGCGTCGACGGCGGGCGCGCCACGGCGCAGCAGCGCCAGGAAGGCATCCAGCACGGCCTGGTCATCGGCCAACCCTTCGCCGTGCAGCGATACCGCGTGTTGTATGCGCCGCATGGTTTCCGCCGTGAACCCGGTGATGCCGGGCTCGTCGAGGCGGGCGATAAAGATTTCGACCAGCGCGGCCGGCCTGCGCACGAACAGGTGGGGGTTACGCAACGCGATGCGCGCGCCGTAGCGTACGTAGTCGCTGCCCACCGGTTCCGGTTCGGTGGTTGGGTCAAGCATTTCCTCGAAGCGCTCGACCAGCTGCGTGCCGGATCGTTCGATCTGCGTCGCGGCGCGATAGTAGCCCTGCATGAACTGCTCGACGCCGAGGTTCTTTGCGTGCTCGTCCTCAAACCCCAACCGCTCGGCCAGGGCGCGCTGGTAATCGAACAGCAGCCGCTCTTCCGCCCGACCTGCCTCCAGGTGCAGCGCGTACCGATAACGGCGCAACGTGGCCTCGGCTCGGCTGAGCTTCGCGGCTTCCACCGGCTCAAGCAGCCCCTCGGCGACCATCGCATCGAAGTCCGGTGCGTTGGCGAGGCGGCGGCCCAGCCAGCGCAGGGCATCCAGGGTGCGCAGCCCGCCAGGGCCATCTTTCAGGTTCGGCTCCAGGTTCTGCGCGGTGTCGTCGTAGCGGGCGTGGCGTGCATCGCGCTCGGCCAGGCGCGCGGCCAGGTAGTCACGTGGCGGCCACAGGGCAGGATCATCGAGGATGCCGCGCATCTGCTCGGCGAGGATGGGCCAGCCCGCTAGGCGCCGGCCATCCAGCAAGCTGGTGAACACACTGGCGTCGCGGGCGGCCAGCTCACGACACTGCTCCACCGTGCGTACCGCATGGCCTGGTTTCAGGCCGATATCCCATAGGCATGCGAAGAAGTGCTCCAGCGCCCGGTACAGGGCTGGCGAGCTCTCGCCCACCATGGCCAGGAGATCCACGTCGGAACACGGGAAGAGCATGCCGCGACCGAAGCCGCCAACCGCGAACAGGGCGGCGGCGGCCATATCGCCCAGGCACGCGCCCCAGGTGTGCACGACCACCTTTTCAACGATTTCGGCCCGGCGCCGGGCCAGGGCGGAGGCATCTTCACCTTCGCGGAAGGCGGTATCCAGTGCGCGATCGGCATCGCCGAGCAACTGGCGCAACGAGCGGCGTGCTTCGGGCGAGACACCCGAACGCGGTACGACGGCGGGCAGGCGTGGAAGCGGGGGAAGCGTCACGTCGGGGCCCCTTGGCGCGTGTTTGGGCGCCCACGCGCCGCCGGGGCGCTGTGGGCGCGGGGATCGTCAGGCGGCGTCCGGCCAGGGTGTCAGGATCTCAAAGCCATCTTCCGTGACGGCCACGGTGTGCTCCCACTGGGCCGAGAGCGAGTGGTCCTTGGTGACCACCGTCCAGCCGTCGGGCAATGACTTGGTATGCGGCTTGCCGGCATTGATCATCGGCTCGACCGTGAAGGTCATGCCCGGCTTGAGCTCAAGGCCCGTGCCGGAGCGGCCGTAATGCAGCACCTGGGGCTCATCGTGATAGACCTTGCCGATGCCGTGGCCGCAATACTCGCGCACCACCGAGAACCCCGCTGCCTCGGCGTGCTTCTGGATCGCCGCGCCAACGTCACCCAGGGTCGCACCGGGCTTCACGGCCTCGATGCCCTTCATCATGGCCTCGTAGGTGGTATCCACCAGGCGCTTCGCCAGCACGCTGGGCGTGCCCACGAAGTACATGCGGCTGGTATCGCCGTGCCAGCCATCCTTGATGACCGTGACATCGATATTGATGATGTCGCCGTCCTTCAGGACCTTCGTATCGGTCGGAATACCGTGGCAGATCACATGGTTGACCGAGGTGCACACGGTTTTCGGGAAGCCCCGGTAGCCAACGTTCGCCGGAATGGCCTTCTGCACGTTCACGATGTGATCGTGGGCCAGGCGGTCCAGTTCCTCGGTGGTGACGCCCGGCTTGACATGGGGCACCAGCATGGCCAGGACTTCGGCGGCCAGGCGGCCGGCCTCGCGCATGGCCTGGATCTCTTCGGGGGTCTTCGGTACGACTGCCATGGTATCTCTCTCTTTTTCCTTTGCCCTCAGGGGGATGGGCCTACCACCCACGTGGCGGCGCCCCCGGCGGATTTCCAGCCCCACGCTTGCGGTGCGCGGTGGCCAGAGGCTACAATTAGCGAGTTTTGCTGCCCGGCGAAGCCACCTATGCGTGGCCACGGGAGCGAAACGACAGCGCGATTGTAACCGCACGACGCCACCATTGGCCCGGCGCAAGGCAATCGCTTTTAACGCCACACACGCATCGGCACCGCCTTCGGGGTGCCCTGTCCCGCCATCGACGAGCGAAAGGCTCCGTGGCAAGGACCGGGTCGAAGCCGGGGATGCGTGGAGGTCCCAACCCCCATAGAACCGCCCCAGAGCGGTTCACCAGGAGTAATTCCATGGCACAAGTCACCATGCGCGAGATGCTGGAAGCCGGCGTCCATTTCGGCCACCAGACCCGCTACTG
Above is a genomic segment from Luteibacter aegosomatissinici containing:
- the map gene encoding type I methionyl aminopeptidase translates to MAVVPKTPEEIQAMREAGRLAAEVLAMLVPHVKPGVTTEELDRLAHDHIVNVQKAIPANVGYRGFPKTVCTSVNHVICHGIPTDTKVLKDGDIINIDVTVIKDGWHGDTSRMYFVGTPSVLAKRLVDTTYEAMMKGIEAVKPGATLGDVGAAIQKHAEAAGFSVVREYCGHGIGKVYHDEPQVLHYGRSGTGLELKPGMTFTVEPMINAGKPHTKSLPDGWTVVTKDHSLSAQWEHTVAVTEDGFEILTPWPDAA